From one Trifolium pratense cultivar HEN17-A07 linkage group LG1, ARS_RC_1.1, whole genome shotgun sequence genomic stretch:
- the LOC123902826 gene encoding CHD3-type chromatin-remodeling factor PICKLE-like, which translates to MEGEGNSLKVLGFNQSQRNTFFQILMRFGVGDFDWKEFAPRIKQKTWHEIEAYGNLFMSHIAEDINDSPTFSDGVSKEGLQIEDVLVRIAVLLSIREKVKFASENHGGTHIYKVFLLFQV; encoded by the exons ATGGAAGGCGAAGGAAACTCACTTAAAGTACTTGGTTTTAATCAAAGTCAGAGGAACactttctttcaaattttaatgag GTTTGGCGTCGGTGATTTTGATTGGAAGGAGTTTGCTCCACGCATAAAGCAGAAGACTTGGCACGAAATCGAAGC GTATGGAAACCTTTTCATGTCTCATATTGCTGAAGATATAAATGATTCCCCTACATTCTCAG ATGGTGTTTCGAAAGAAGGACTTCAAATAGAAGATGTACTTGTTAGAATTGCGGTTCTGCTATCGATAAGGGAAAAA GTGAAGTTTGCATCAGAAAATCACGGTGGCACACATATCTACAAA gTGTTTCTGCTATTTCAGGTTTAG
- the LOC123891770 gene encoding receptor-like protein 12, protein MRNLNILIFHALLVLFSIVGFNTATENEEMMCKERERRALLKFKQSLQDEYGLLSRWKDDPNADCCKWKGVQCNNQTGYVEKLDLHGSYDHRYLSGEINPSITELLHLKYLDLSYLNTSSQIPKYIGSLSNLRYLDLSNGGYYGKIPSQIGNLSQLQHLELSYNLLSGTIPDDFGNIMHSLVYLDLSGNSLEGKIPKSIGNICTLETFYANQNQLSGEISDFIILSNNSHYIGNIRIFKLLDNKILGSCYWAH, encoded by the coding sequence ATGAGAAACTTGAATATTCTTATATTCCATGCATTGTTGGTGTTGTTCTCCATTGTTGGGTTCAACACAGCAACAGAGAATGAAGAAATGATGTGCAAAGAGAGGGAGAGACGTGCACTCCTCAAGTTCAAACAAAGTCTTCAAGATGAATATGGCTTGCTGTCCAGATGGAAGGACGATCCAAATGCAGATTGCTGCAAATGGAAAGGAGTTCAATGCAACAATCAAACTGGCTATGTTGAAAAGCTTGATCTACACGGTTCTTATGATCATCGATATTTGAGCGGTGAAATCAATCCTTCAATAACTGAGCTACTACATCTAAAATATCTTGACCTCAGTTATTTGAATACTAGCAGTCAAATTCCAAAATATATTGGCTCTTTGAGTAACTTAAGATATCTTGATCTCTCAAATGGTGGTTATTATGGGAAGATTCCTTCTCAAATTGGGAATCTCTCACAATTGCAACACCTTGAACTTTCTTATAACTTGTTAAGTGGCACCATTCCCGATGATTTTGGCAACATAATGCATTCACTTGTGTATCTCGATCTCTCAGGGAACAGTCTAGAAGGCAAGATCCCAAAATCCATTGGCAATATATGCACATTGGAGACATTTTACGCTAATCAGAACCAGTTGAGTGGAGAGATTTCAGATTTTATAATCCTTAGTAACAATTCCCACTACATTGGAAATATAAGAATATTCAagttgttagataataaaatattggGCTCATGCTATTGGGCTCATTAG
- the LOC123897003 gene encoding polygalacturonase inhibitor-like, whose amino-acid sequence MATKLFLLLILLSHVTSSLSEGCHPQDKKALLQIKKELNNPTLLSSWNPQTNCCDDSSWYGVICAPSSNRVYSLLLEANDELSSTFPPSIGNLPTLEHILLYKLPNLIGSIPQSITKLINLKSLTISETGISGAIPNYIAKLKSLTFLDLSENHLSGKLPPNLFHLVNIEAMYLQNNKLTGPIPSSLARLNSSVVDLSHNRFEGDASMFFGFAKKTETIDLSWNMLVFDMGRLEFPKTLKHLDVSHNQVYGKLPEGVTNLEWLDVSYNRLCGEIPKGGIVQAMGRKSYSHNKCLCGSPLSRCKKYM is encoded by the coding sequence ATGGCAACTAAGTTGTTTCTTCTTTTGATATTGCTCTCTCATGTTACATCTTCACTCTCGGAAGGATGCCACCCTCAAGATAAAAAAGCTCTTCTACAAATCAAGAAAGAACTCAACAATCCAACTCTTCTCTCTTCATGGAATCCACAAACTAATTGTTGTGACGACTCTAGTTGGTACGGTGTTATTTGCGCACCGTCTAGTAACCGTGTTTACTCTCTACTTTTGGAAGCCAACGATGAACTTTCTTCTACATTTCCGCCTTCTATTGGTAACCTACCTACCTTGGAGCACATACTTCTATACAAGTTACCAAACCTCATTGGCTCAATCCCTCAGTCTATAACCAAACTCATCAATCTCAAATCCCTCACAATCAGTGAAACCGGCATATCAGGCGCAATACCAAACTACATAGCCAAATTGAAAAGCCTTACGTTCTTGGATCTCTCCGAGAATCACCTCTCTGGGAAACTTCCCCCGAACCTCTTCCACTTGGTTAATATTGAAGCAATGTACCTTCAAAATAACAAGTTAACAGGTCCAATCCCTTCTTCGTTGGCAAGGTTGAACTCCTCGGTTGTTGACTTGTCTCATAACCGGTTTGAAGGTGATGCCTCCATGTTTTTTGGTTTCGCGAAAAAGACTGAAACAATCGACCTTTCTTGGAACATGCTTGTGTTTGATATGGGACGACTAGAGTTTCCTAAGACATTAAAACATTTGGACGTGAGCCATAATCAGGTTTATGGGAAACTCCCCGAAGGTGTGACGAATTTAGAATGGTTGGATGTGAGTTACAATAGACTTTGTGGTGAGATTCCAAAGGGTGGTATTGTGCAGGCCATGGGTAGGAAATCGTACTCGCATAATAAGTGCTTGTGTGGTTCTCCTCTTTCAAGATGCAAGAAATACATGTAA
- the LOC123924067 gene encoding polygalacturonase inhibitor 1-like: MNTFSNLFLIFILLSQATSSLSKCHPEDKKILLQIKKELNNPTFLSSWEPHTDCCNFKWFGVSCSSLTNDRVTDLSISNVTLTSRFPPSIGNISYLQSLFIYDLPNLTGIIPESITKLTRLIYLTISETGVTGPIPKFTAQSKSLVNLDLSHNNLFGELPPLLYKLPSLSGILFNNNKLTGSIPRSYGYFNNSGVAALDLSYNNLSGKLPISLANLDIYLVELAYNKLEGDASMLFGSNKKTLVIDISGNNFEFDFGKIELSKTITTLDVSHNKIYGNFPMGMENVTFLNVSYNRLCGEIPKVGYFNTFDGSSFIHNKCLCGSPLPSCK, encoded by the coding sequence ATGAACACTTTTAGTAACTTGTTTCTCATATTCATATTGCTATCTCAAGCAACATCTTCTCTCTCAAAATGCCATCCagaagataaaaaaattcttctcCAAATCAAAAAAGAACTCAACAATCCAACCTTTCTATCCTCATGGGAACCACACACTGATTGTTGCAACTTCAAGTGGTTTGGTGTTTCTTGTTCATCCTTAACAAATGATCGTGTCACTGATCTAAGTATCTCGAATGTAACACTTACTTCTCGATTCCCTCCTTCGATTGGTAACATATCTTATTTACAGTCTCTTTTTATCTACGATTTACCAAATCTCACCGGCATAATTCCAGAGTCCATAACCAAACTCACTAGACTTATATATCTCACAATTAGTGAAACCGGCGTTACAGGCCCAATACCAAAATTCACGGCCCAATCTAAAAGCCTTGTTAATTTGGATCTTTCACATAATAACCTCTTCGGAGAATTACCACCTTTACTATATAAATTACCCAGTCTTTCCGGAATTCTATTTAACAACAACAAGTTAACAGGTTCAATCCCTCGTTCGTATGGTTACTTCAATAATAGCGGCGTAGCTGCTTTAGATCTCTCTTACAATAATCTCTCGGGGAAACTCCCAATTTCATTGGCTAATTTAGATATTTACCTTGTTGAATTGGCTTATAATAAGTTAGAAGGTGATGCTTCTATGCTTTTTGGTTCCAATAAAAAGACATTGGTAATAGACATTTCGGGAAACaattttgagtttgattttggaaAAATTGAGTTGtctaaaacaataacaacattgGATGTGAGTCATAATAAGATCTATGGTAATTTTCCTATGGGAATGGAAAATGTAACATTCTTGAATGTGAGTTACAATAGATTGTGTGGTGAGATTCCAAAGGTTGGATATTTCAATACTTTTGATGGgtcttcattcattcataacaAGTGCTTGTGTGGATCTCCTCTTCCAAGCTGCAAGTGA